TATGAACAAATTGAAAGAATCTATTTGGAAAAAGTAAGATCCAATGATGATGAACTAGCTTATATTTTTGGAAATAATCTAATGTTGGAAAAACTGAGTGAAGCAAATGAATAGCATGTAGATCTAACTTTCCtggtaaaaaagaaattacaatttttatgatttcacaaaaaaaaaaataggtgctgCATCAGCACGCAGTCCTGTGAGAGCAACAGAGAAATTCCTGTTGCAGCGACAGGATTTTTCCTGTTGTTCCCACAGGATTTTCATGTTACAGCAACAGGACTTTTCCTGTAGAAGCAATAGGATAGGGTGCAAGTTTTATGCCTATGTTGTTTtgtcagtaaaataaaattcgaaaaataaatgcaAAGGGCATAGCCGGATAAGTATGGGAATTCTGCCCCCATAgcttttttgactcaaacttagggggtcgatttggtgtcgaatgaaaataattcacctcaatttttagctctttaactcaaacggtattcgagaatttcaaataaacctgttttttcgaaattatttttattttcatagtaaaattcggaattaatcaatgatgattttttttctaattctttCGAGtccaaaacatgaaaaaatcatatgatCGTGATTCTCAAACGGAAAGCCGATTTTTAACGGAGATAAGAAAAttatcatctttttttttttagcctttttgaaatatgtcacTCACCAAAATTCGTCAGAAAATGTCTTTCATACTCCGCTAtactcaggaatttttttgaattttttgaattggtggaacaattcaaaaaaaattaaaaactctttttttttttataaaatcttgcgttttaacaaacttatatttttttttagtacaaataaattcgtagaaatttttttttctacttaaaATTCGCAATTACATCACTCATCAAATATTTTCGATCGTTTTACTAAACAACGATCACGTAAAAACtatgtttttcaaaattttcgccAAGTTGGTACATTATAACGCCATGTACCGGGAATTTCTATTTCTATTCATCTTATCTTCTAAGGTTTCGCATGTTTAGGTAACCTAAAAGTAAAGTAGCCTTTATGGTTGATGTCATTGTATGAATTGAATAGCAGTTAACgcattaattaattcagtACATTTATATTGAGATTATTTTTCCGTTCCACGATCAAATAACACTGGAGTAtcattgttgttattttatcTCGTCTCATCTTCataagatattattttttgttgttaaataGTGTCACAGTCGATTACACCCACTCAAGTAAGTgaagttttatatttaatcagtttatatatttctaaattcctaatatataatttaaatattgatttcagAATGGATTTTGGTAAAAATGCATcaattgtaatatatatttgcGTAAAGCAGTTGGCTATAAAACAGTTGTTATGACAATCGATGAAGCTAATATTGTGACTGAAAAAATTGGAAAGAGAGTCCTTATTAATGATGCCTTTTGTAGTAAGTGTCGAGTTATTTTAACAAGACCACCTATACTTAAGAACACTGAGGATTCATCTGCAGATCGAGTTAGTATCAAAAGCCAGCCAATTTTGTCTCAATCCTCATCCACTACTGTTTCATCTGTATCCTCATCTCAAGATCCTTCATAtgttattgaagaaaaaatggaAGAAGAATTAGAATTTGTGGAGTTGGGTTTTCCCCGAATCATATCGACACATATATACTGTTGCTTTTGTGGATCATCAGCAAATATCATCATAGTTCCGTTTGAAGCACGCAAACAAGTATTTTCCAAAAGACGACTCTTTATTCCAAAAGGAAATCGGTGTTGTAAAGATCATATTATAAAAAAGCGATTCTATGATGAAGACATTAACAGTTTTCGAATTTATTCGAATACCAGTGTATTTGAAGTTCGTgatttggaaaaattacttGGGCAGCTGGCTATTGGCACTGATTCGTccataattgataaaattggAGATCACTCGATTTCAGAAAAACAGCTGGAAGTATTTACGAGCCTTACCTgggaaaaattgataaaacttCGTGAAATGTTAACGTCGATGAGAAAATCAGTGAATCGTCATGTCATTCAAgctcttgttatttttttattcaaattacgaACTGGAAATTCAAATACAGTGATATcttcaatttttgatttgcCACGGGAACAAATGGTATCCGACTACTGTGATGAAGTAATATCTTCATTCGAAAGAGATGTTTTGCCTCAGTATTTCGGAATCGATGCTATTAGTAGGGAGACATTACTCACCACTACGTCAAGTACTGCTAAAATGTTGTATCAAGTAAAAGATGAGCAGTTGATATTCATTTGCGATGGAACATATATTCGTCATCAAAAAAGTGCAAATAACGAATACCAGAGGAAATCATATTCTGGTCAAAAGAAAGTCCCTCTGTGCAACCCATTTACGATATGTACTACAAATGGTTTCGTGATAGATATGCTTGGGCCATATACAGCTAATTTGAACGATGCTGAGATTATGAGAATCATCTTAAATGATCCCAATGGTCTGATTAAGTTGCTGAATAAAGGTGACATTATTGTAGTTGATCGTGGCTTCCGGGATGTGATAGTATATTTAGAAGAATTGGGGTTCAAAGTACTAATGCCTGTTCTCAAAGAAAAACGCAATCAGCTGACCACAGATGAATCAAATGAATCCCGTTTCGTTACCAAAATCCGTTGGGTTGTAGAAGCAGTTCATGGCAATATTAAACAAGTAGTTAAACAGGGAGGCTTGACAGACCACAACAGGGATCTGCAATACCCTCATGGATAAGTGGGGGTTTGGGGGAATTTTTCATACCGACAGTTGAGATAGGGTGCGCTAGTGTCGCTTTCTGTTGATCTTCCAGGGTGGTATCCGAGAGAGGGCGCTTGTGGCATTTTCCTAGTAGATTTGGGGGCTTGAGGGAAGGGGGATTGGGGGAGGGGATATGAGATTGATGCTGTAGGATCGGGGCCTGGAGTATGAGGTGGGGGTATGGGATTGATATGCTTCATGAATAAGGATATAGAGGGCGTTGGAGTGGggggtattttttaaatttaagtgggAAAAATGACGTATGTTGTTAttgtttaaatgtttttaagaTTAAAGTTTAAGGTATGCGGAAGGGTGgggatatttttataacaaatgacgcattttttacttattaatacGTGTATACCTTATCTTATCTTCAGCAactttcacttttattttgttataaacaaatgagtcaattttttctgaaaatttacacttttatctatttttcCCCCATTTTTTCACCAAAATTGTAGTGGGGATTCATATTATAAAACCTCGATTTATCCGAGAAGTCAGTACAGTACAGTATACGTTTTTGTGTGTTAAGTTAGTGGTTAAATGTGTTTAACTCGATCGTTCCCTATCTGTGCTTATGGCTAAGTATAGTAATCcaatttttgagttatttgTTCGACATCCATTCATTTTGGATTGGATTAGAGCTCAAGCTACATGCCCAGATGCAATCAATAGAATCGATCGCTTAATAGAAATAGTAAATCTAataagaaaattggaaaagTTGCAAAATCGCatgatcaataaataaaaacaatggaGCTAATAATCGACTTTGTTGGATTTGAAATGCCGAATTGTGCATTTGTTGTAAAGGAGCTGTgtattattgatataaataatactaaatataCCAATGGATTGTATCATTGTCAGTATTGGCTATTCCAACCACCAATGGAATACATAAATGCTACAGTTATGCGTGAAAGTGAAGATGAAAATGGCGATCGACATGGAATCATGTGGGATATAGGCGATACACCATATGATTCATTTAAACCAATAATGGctgagttaataaaaaaagtgcgCTACTTTTATGTCCAAGGAGCACAGGCGAGGGAAAGACTTGAAAAGATAATCGATTTTGCCGTTCCAATCATTGATCTACAGTTGATGCGACATTTTTCACTCGATTGCTTAGAAGAACTTAACAAACCACGATGTTTGCATCGTATCAAACACACAAAGAGAGGTCACTTTGCATGTGCATTTGGTACAACACAACAACTCAAGCACTGGTTTTTGAAGTATTGGGGTGTTGGGAAATCCTATGAAAAGTCTGTTCAACTGTTTTAccaattaaatgatttaagGAAAATGGACGTCACTGACATTGCATGTCTCGATGATTTGTTCATTTTACGTTTTGCAAAAtcacaaattaaatttgtatgggatATACTTCCAGGGCATTTAaagtataatgaaaaattaatggacTATTCATTTTGTATCAAACATAACCCACTATCAGCTTCGAGCTATGATATTCCCGGAATATGGCTTTACccgttaagaaaatattgtaCTACATGCAACAACATGAAAGATAATgtacgaaaataaattaatatctaaaCTTTATATGTATGTAGATCTTAACACTACttatactaattaaaataatcataataataataatgtatattgaaaggtatgatataaataaaaaaacaataattataatgaaagtcagttttatttctttcatctCCCTCCTACTCCTCCTCCTCCTCAATACAATACATGTTTAAGTTAATTTTCTTACAGTACTACTTAATGGTTTATACTCAATTATACGATCGTGTAAAATAAGACAATATGCAGATGTTCGATCCGGAAACTGTTCATCAGATTCAAACTCAAGACGAATATCAACTGGTCCAGATTTAATAGATTCATTTTGCTTTGAACAGTCGATAATATAGAGTGGTGCTTCTTGTAAATATTCAGTTTTCGTCAATAATGGTTTCGATTCTTTATTATAGTATGATGTTTGAAAATTAGTATACATATCATATATTAAAGCATACTGATTACGActaatgtttaaatttaaattcccaTATGGATAACTTTGAGAATTGAGAAATAGTTTTACATCTCTGATATTACAATGATCGAATTGACTGGCGTTTTTCGTTACATCATTTTTTCTAGCAGTTTGAAATCCTAGGATCACATATCGCGGCTTTTCCAATTGCGTCGAAGTCTTGATTGGCCAAACATGTTTCGTTGTTCGGGGGAGTAGCGGGTATTCATACAATTGCCATGTGCGAAAGCTTATTGATATAGCTGGATCATTAGCAATAAAATTGAGTGCTTGAATTTTTTGCTTGTCTGACATTGTGACGTATGGGACATTCCATTCTACCTTATTGAGAAGAAGTTTCACTATTTGAGCCCTCTCACCAGCAGCAGcaggtgtatgtatatatgtattaacaTCAGAATTTGATCGTATAAGAATTAATTCATGTTTGGCATTCATGATAATGCGATTATAATCTTCGGCAAATCCAAGTATGTAATTTAGTGGTATAGAAATGTTGAAATATCCATCATCATTAGTCAATTTACTATCATTATTGATCAACCATCCAGCATTCTCCATTAAATTGACTTGCCCAGGACTCaaagatatataatttttcatgagACTTGTAAGACCCACATTTTTACATCTATCAATTTCAACAGCATTTAATTCATAGCGTATTTCTTCAAACATATGACAAATAGCCATATTGACTAAGTTCATAGTTGCACCTGCACCGGTGCCATCTTCTTTCACAAATCTTCCGCAAATGTGCAAAGAACTTTTGCTTGGTAGAATGCATAAGTCCTGATGTTGAATACTGATTCTAATTTCATCACTATTGTTAAATGTTGATGAAGCATAAGGTTGATGTGAATGAACCTCATAGTGAGAAATTGATTCATCAAAGATGATTGGTTTCTGAATGTCTAAGATTTCCGCCATGGTAATATAATGCAGCACAAATTAACTTTCCTTATTTTGCCAATCTTCCACGTAATTTTAATCCTAGACTTTTGAGGAATTCCACGTTCTGGGGTGTTAGCACTCTGACAGGAGCACGATGACTGATGGGTTTCAGACATGATGATCCACTTTTATAGCTGCCGCCAATCTTTTTATCAAATACAATCCCCATTATTTCACTGATTTTATATGCAATCTTATTGTAATCGTTTCACTACGAAAATTCACCAAATTCCCATCTTGATCAACAATTCGCAGCTGAAGATTATGTATTGACTGTACTGCGACTGGTAAGTAAATGATGTGAGATGGTACTTCAATGATCTTATAACCTGGTGCAACACTTGGGAAAAATTCATGGACTGTGTGAACTTTATGGTTATTCATATATGCACCATTAGTAATATTGCACTCAACTCGCAGTGCATTGATTTTAAGGATTTTTATTGGTAAATCAGATTTGTGTATAAGGTACGGTGCAAGGCGACGATTTCCAAATCCCAATAATGATGCGATTGAATCTTTCggttcaaaatttacaattcgattacatttaatttcactATGTAATTCATTGTTATTTGCTTTGATACTCAACTCTACACCCTCAGGTAATTCCTTTAtcaaatacttttcaatgTCACGTAGTTCATAACTTCCGGTAGgtatcaatataattttatctgctTCCTTTCTATTTGCGCTGGATAAATAGAACTTATTACAACCTTCATCAACATTAGGTATAGAATTGAATGTTAATAATTCTACAAGTCCCAAGACATAAGTTTTTTCAGGTGACAATTCAATCGATGGGAAATATTGAGCTTCCAATGTGGAGGTAGCTCCAGATAGTGTTAACGTCAACGAATCAGCCATGACTAAACACACATCAATCAATCCACACCCATTTATAGTTCATTATTGAGGAATTTTAAACACAAATGTCCACATATAACAGTATCATAATCTTGATACTTCTGATGATTATATTTAACGCTACCAACATCGAGATATTTCATGAGATCATATGGTGGTTGGAGGTTACCAAAGCTGTCAAAATAGATGACGTCATCACCATTCTTCTTGTATGCAACCCAATGAGTTCCACTACCATTTTTATCATCTAGACTTATGATTGCTGATTCTTTTTTCCATGGACCAGACTTtggtaaattatttctcataaaaacaCCTCGGAAacatggaatttttaaatcctttGCATACTTGATTAAATCGAAATTGGTGAGAGCTCGATGAGGTAGCGTTACACGTTTTTTGGTGGAGGACTCAAGAATAATCCCATTCCAGTCTTGTACGGTGACAAGTATAACCCTTTACCTAAGGCTATAGCTTCCATTGTTGAATTATGCCGTTTAGCCTCCTCCAATTCCCGTCTGGCTTCCCTAGTCGCCATTACAGTTTTAGCGATACCAGCAGCGCCCCCAGCTAATGCACCAGTAGCGCTTAAGCCAGCAAAAAGTGGTaataaaaatggtaataaTCCACCCGCTTTTATTTGTGGCATTGGAAATACACGTGATGATCGTATGTTTTTTTTCCCACCAACCATTTTTACAGCTTCACGAGCACCTCGCAATGCAGACTCATACGGTGAAATGTACTCATTCCCCCGTAAAAGTACACTTCCATTCATAGTTTTTTTagctgattttataatttgcctGATGGGAACAAGTTTTTTCTTCACtgtcttctttttctttttaccatttcttttgGACTTCCCCCTCTTTATTTTCAACTCTTTTTTAAGTAATATTCCACCAACTTTTGGTGTtatttcaccattttttcgtgGTACTCGTATCCTACGAGATTTAGATACTAGAGGCACATCTAACATATGGCGGGGTACTCGAATATTCTTTTTCATGCCCATACCCAAACTTCTCTTGACTCGCATGGTTTTATTGACCCCCCAAGCCACGGCTTTTTCACCAAGGCTAGCATCTTTTGCATGAAGACGTTGCAAAGCTTTTTCAGCCAGATCTTTATCAGCTGCATGACGTGCCGCCATATTGTTTGGATTTTTAGAATAAGCAATGTCATGCGCTTTACATGCTCTGTCCAGAGGATTTATACCTGGATCACCTCGAGCTAACCTTTTCGTTAATTTTGTACCAGGTCCACAGTACTGATATCCCGGCACATGTAATTCtattggtaatttatttattacactgtTGACTAAACCTTTGCCACGCTTAGTTTTGACTTTACTGGTACGTCCGCTCTTAGCCATTGTAGCTTTATGACTGATCTCAATCGTATAAATACTCGGTACTAATAGGTATATAGTTGAGTTAGAATTGAGTCATCGGCGGATTAACGTAATATTTAGTGTtatctaaaataattcaaaatgaaGTTTGAAAAACAGACAGCTAAATTACCTGTGATCAATTTTGATCAAATAATTCAAggtgatgagaaaaaaattcaaaaacgtcATGGCGCACTGCTACCAAATACTGTTCGAGCGGTCCTTTGTGGGCCATCAAATTGTGGGAAAACAAATGCACTCCTTGCACTAATTACTCATCCTAACGGTTTGAGATTTGAGAACATTTATGTATACTCTAAATCACTGAGTCAAcctaaatataaattcttagaGT
The Microplitis mediator isolate UGA2020A chromosome 6, iyMicMedi2.1, whole genome shotgun sequence genome window above contains:
- the LOC130670485 gene encoding uncharacterized protein LOC130670485 is translated as MTIDEANIVTEKIGKRVLINDAFCSKCRVILTRPPILKNTEDSSADRVSIKSQPILSQSSSTTVSSVSSSQDPSYVIEEKMEEELEFVELGFPRIISTHIYCCFCGSSANIIIVPFEARKQVFSKRRLFIPKGNRCCKDHIIKKRFYDEDINSFRIYSNTSVFEVRDLEKLLGQLAIGTDSSIIDKIGDHSISEKQLEVFTSLTWEKLIKLREMLTSMRKSVNRHVIQALVIFLFKLRTGNSNTVISSIFDLPREQMVSDYCDEVISSFERDVLPQYFGIDAISRETLLTTTSSTAKMLYQVKDEQLIFICDGTYIRHQKSANNEYQRKSYSGQKKVPLCNPFTICTTNGFVIDMLGPYTANLNDAEIMRIILNDPNGLIKLLNKGDIIVVDRGFRDVIVYLEELGFKVLMPVLKEKRNQLTTDESNESRFVTKIRWVVEAVHGNIKQVVKQGGLTDHNRDLQYPHG
- the LOC130670486 gene encoding uncharacterized protein LOC130670486, with the protein product MAEILDIQKPIIFDESISHYEVHSHQPYASSTFNNSDEIRISIQHQDLCILPSKSSLHICGRFVKEDGTGAGATMNLVNMAICHMFEEIRYELNAVEIDRCKNVGLTSLMKNYISLSPGQVNLMENAGWLINNDSKLTNDDGYFNISIPLNYILGFAEDYNRIIMNAKHELILIRSNSDVNTYIHTPAAAGERAQIVKLLLNKVEWNVPYVTMSDKQKIQALNFIANDPAISISFRTWQLYEYPLLPRTTKHVWPIKTSTQLEKPRYVILGFQTARKNDVTKNASQFDHCNIRDVKLFLNSQSYPYGNLNLNISRNQYALIYDMYTNFQTSYYNKESKPLLTKTEYLQEAPLYIIDCSKQNESIKSGPVDIRLEFESDEQFPDRTSAYCLILHDRIIEYKPLSSTVRKLT